The following are encoded in a window of Armatimonadota bacterium genomic DNA:
- a CDS encoding thioredoxin family protein yields MKRIVIVLLAAFAAAYAFGQDIPEPKIELLIPDPSVNAAGEVAGTVRITFAPGYHGYQNPPTDAMTLPVEIKQVDGTPIKFISYPTGAMKMFAGDLHAMYVGQTDFPVVFDASGMAGDVTFKVDVFYQQCDELNCFMPTTVPLALTVALKPFLPVFGQLGTRSAEPPEPVERDVVADPPPHPKATITFLSDSVLAGSEFPATVTLTFDQETVRFTIDQFVIDLLASGSSLGGTTDALKTGSLGNSMEIIGTDGTDLVSVEYPEGEISFASEIYIQEHSSVIEIPVVLRAMSSEGVQQVSLEVRYQLTGENTQYPPQSFLVTASIDVVEAVDVEAPAATGADSSSSSWLESALSNALESENWALIIPISLLVGLALCLTPCVFPMIPITVSFFSNQGPTGAGKGKSLMLGGLYAFGIAATYGAVGGISAAAGGAVGDLFKLPWFVLLLAAILIALALSMFDVYEIRLPNFIQKNLKGRSGPVGAIIMGLLMGFAAAPCAGALVGAVAVKVADVGSVPLGIGMFATIGIGMGLPFIALATASTGAKAFPKSGGWLKTVKAVLGFVVLYFAFGYVFQGIGFRSDELRTQIGWMVIYGGFAGYLLFFDKSDPTRSVGIIKGVTAVALGLLGGLALSQYRDIALKQSLEGVFASNPGEHVSVTPAGEINWVTFNEENFEDAMASGLPIMIDGTADWCPACHEIEKRVFKSPAGLAALSRVYVMKIDWSTGVDKKYEKMTKERFKIVGLPHIVFMKPGGVDEFAVQNIRSADELKEYLARAGAKS; encoded by the coding sequence ATGAAGAGAATCGTCATTGTCCTCCTCGCCGCCTTCGCCGCAGCGTACGCTTTCGGCCAGGACATCCCTGAGCCTAAGATCGAACTGCTTATTCCTGACCCTTCGGTCAACGCAGCAGGTGAAGTTGCCGGTACGGTGAGGATTACGTTCGCGCCTGGGTATCACGGTTACCAGAACCCCCCGACAGACGCGATGACGCTGCCAGTGGAGATCAAGCAGGTCGACGGCACGCCGATCAAGTTTATCTCGTACCCAACCGGCGCGATGAAGATGTTCGCCGGCGACTTGCACGCGATGTACGTGGGACAGACTGATTTTCCAGTCGTATTCGACGCGTCGGGAATGGCTGGCGACGTCACGTTCAAAGTCGACGTTTTCTATCAGCAGTGCGATGAGCTGAACTGCTTCATGCCGACGACGGTTCCGCTTGCACTTACCGTAGCTCTGAAACCGTTTCTGCCAGTCTTCGGTCAGCTCGGAACAAGGTCGGCTGAACCGCCGGAGCCTGTGGAGCGAGATGTCGTTGCGGATCCACCGCCACACCCGAAGGCCACGATCACGTTCCTTTCCGATTCCGTCCTCGCCGGGAGCGAGTTCCCAGCTACGGTGACCCTCACTTTTGACCAGGAAACGGTCAGGTTCACAATCGACCAGTTCGTAATCGACTTGCTTGCCTCAGGCAGCTCACTCGGCGGGACGACCGATGCTCTCAAAACGGGCTCACTCGGCAATTCTATGGAGATTATCGGAACGGACGGCACCGATTTGGTGAGCGTTGAGTACCCAGAAGGCGAGATCTCATTTGCCTCTGAAATCTATATACAAGAGCATTCCTCGGTCATTGAGATTCCGGTTGTATTGCGCGCCATGTCCTCCGAGGGCGTTCAGCAAGTCAGCCTCGAAGTGCGGTACCAGTTAACCGGCGAAAACACGCAGTATCCGCCACAGTCCTTCCTGGTCACGGCGTCGATCGATGTTGTGGAGGCAGTCGATGTAGAAGCGCCCGCTGCTACAGGCGCGGACAGCAGCTCGAGCTCTTGGCTGGAGAGTGCGCTCTCCAACGCGTTGGAGTCTGAGAACTGGGCGCTCATCATCCCAATCTCTCTTCTGGTTGGACTCGCCCTCTGCCTCACGCCGTGCGTCTTTCCGATGATTCCGATAACGGTTTCGTTCTTTTCCAATCAAGGGCCTACCGGCGCCGGAAAGGGTAAGAGCCTGATGCTCGGCGGGTTGTACGCGTTCGGAATCGCTGCGACTTATGGCGCCGTCGGAGGGATTTCGGCCGCTGCGGGAGGAGCCGTCGGAGACTTGTTCAAGCTCCCATGGTTCGTTCTGTTGCTCGCCGCAATCCTCATCGCGCTCGCCCTCTCCATGTTCGACGTTTACGAGATTCGTCTTCCTAACTTCATCCAGAAGAACTTGAAGGGACGCAGCGGCCCTGTCGGCGCGATCATCATGGGGCTGCTCATGGGTTTCGCTGCCGCTCCATGCGCAGGGGCGCTCGTCGGCGCTGTCGCCGTCAAGGTTGCTGACGTCGGCTCCGTCCCACTCGGAATCGGGATGTTCGCCACCATTGGGATAGGAATGGGGCTGCCCTTTATCGCTCTTGCAACTGCATCGACCGGGGCGAAGGCTTTTCCCAAGTCCGGCGGGTGGCTGAAGACCGTCAAAGCGGTCTTGGGGTTCGTCGTGCTCTACTTCGCGTTCGGCTATGTGTTCCAGGGCATCGGCTTCCGAAGCGACGAGCTGAGAACGCAGATCGGATGGATGGTCATCTACGGTGGATTCGCCGGGTACCTTCTCTTTTTCGACAAGTCTGATCCGACACGGTCGGTCGGAATCATCAAGGGCGTCACGGCGGTCGCGCTAGGGTTGTTGGGCGGGCTCGCGCTCTCGCAGTACAGAGACATCGCTCTGAAACAGAGCCTGGAGGGAGTATTCGCGAGCAATCCTGGTGAGCACGTTTCCGTGACTCCAGCCGGTGAAATCAACTGGGTGACTTTCAACGAAGAGAACTTTGAGGACGCGATGGCGTCAGGACTCCCAATCATGATCGACGGAACAGCTGACTGGTGCCCGGCGTGCCACGAGATCGAGAAACGCGTGTTCAAATCGCCCGCAGGGCTTGCCGCGCTCTCTCGCGTTTACGTGATGAAGATCGACTGGAGCACCGGCGTAGACAAGAAGTACGAGAAGATGACGAAAGAGCGTTTCAAGATCGTCGGCCTGCCGCACATCGTCTTCATGAAGCCGGGTGGCGTTGATGAGTTCGCAGTCCAGAACATTCGATCCGCAGACGAGCTAAAGGAGTACCTCGCCCGCGCTGGAGCAAAGTCTTGA
- the kdsA gene encoding 3-deoxy-8-phosphooctulonate synthase, whose protein sequence is MNKVTIKDFEIGGDTLTVIAGPCLAESKSLCLETAEELKGICSRLGFNYVFKASFDKANRTAYDSPRGSGLADGLSILQEVSEELGVPVTTDIHLPEHAEPAATVADMLQIPAFLCRQTDLLAAAAATGRPVNVKKGQFLSPHDARNLVEKLESFGAAGIMLTERGTTFGYNNLIVDMPGLEIMRSHGWPVCFDATHSAQRPGAYGSVTGGVRDSIPAMVRAAVAVGIDALFIEVHPNPDQALSDAATQWPLDSVEALLTDAARIRAAVSKHSV, encoded by the coding sequence TTGAACAAGGTCACAATCAAGGATTTTGAGATCGGCGGCGACACGCTGACCGTCATCGCCGGACCGTGTCTTGCGGAGTCCAAGTCGTTGTGCCTTGAGACGGCGGAGGAGCTTAAGGGCATCTGTTCACGGCTCGGATTCAACTACGTTTTCAAGGCCTCGTTCGACAAGGCGAACCGGACGGCGTACGACTCGCCGCGTGGTTCTGGTCTGGCGGATGGGCTGTCGATACTGCAGGAGGTCAGCGAGGAGCTTGGCGTACCTGTGACGACGGACATCCATCTGCCGGAACACGCGGAGCCGGCTGCAACCGTTGCCGACATGCTTCAGATTCCTGCTTTCTTGTGTCGCCAGACCGATCTGCTCGCTGCAGCGGCCGCAACTGGCCGTCCGGTCAACGTAAAGAAAGGACAGTTCCTATCGCCCCACGACGCCCGGAACCTGGTCGAGAAGCTAGAGTCGTTCGGCGCAGCGGGGATCATGCTGACGGAGCGCGGCACGACCTTCGGCTACAACAACCTCATCGTCGACATGCCCGGCCTGGAGATCATGCGCTCGCACGGGTGGCCGGTGTGCTTCGACGCGACGCACAGCGCGCAGAGACCGGGCGCCTACGGCTCGGTGACCGGCGGCGTGCGGGACTCAATACCGGCAATGGTGCGAGCAGCTGTCGCGGTCGGAATCGATGCGCTGTTCATCGAGGTGCATCCTAATCCGGACCAAGCGCTGAGCGACGCTGCGACGCAGTGGCCGCTGGATTCGGTCGAGGCTTTGTTGACGGACGCCGCGCGGATCAGGGCTGCAGTCTCGAAGCATTCGGTCTAG
- a CDS encoding acetylxylan esterase → MTLQAPYLPDDFSSFWRGTVDEADDAPTDFQRTRQQTVKQLGLTIDLIEFPGVKGDLLQGWFAYPESGEGSNGFLWLTPYGRSSMQPNQYGTRSGFCSLSFNHHGESAFYEQEYKPEHGYFADGIADPETWVFRRLFQDSFIAVKVLLAQEEVFGSGVSANGFSQGGGLAIWLGAMHPAVRCVVADMPFGAARPHVFNKDIRRYPLKEVSDWMAQSDEHRRKAMRTMSYFDTVNLATVCDVPTLVARGLRDPAVKSYEVMSVFEALPGEKKLVEVDCGHEWHASMVERNREWMRKQFSVGG, encoded by the coding sequence ATGACCCTGCAGGCACCGTATCTGCCGGACGACTTTTCATCGTTCTGGCGGGGCACGGTCGATGAGGCGGATGACGCCCCGACCGACTTTCAGCGCACACGACAACAGACCGTCAAGCAGCTTGGCCTGACGATCGACCTCATCGAGTTCCCCGGAGTGAAGGGTGACTTGCTGCAAGGCTGGTTCGCTTATCCAGAGAGCGGCGAAGGTTCAAACGGATTCCTGTGGCTGACCCCGTACGGCCGCTCGTCGATGCAGCCGAACCAGTACGGTACGCGGAGCGGTTTCTGCAGCCTATCGTTCAACCATCACGGAGAGTCGGCGTTCTACGAGCAGGAGTACAAGCCAGAGCACGGTTATTTCGCAGACGGGATCGCCGATCCGGAAACTTGGGTTTTCCGGCGTCTGTTCCAAGACTCGTTCATCGCGGTCAAAGTCCTTCTGGCGCAAGAGGAGGTGTTCGGGTCAGGCGTTTCCGCAAACGGTTTTTCTCAGGGCGGAGGATTGGCGATCTGGCTCGGCGCCATGCATCCTGCCGTTCGGTGCGTTGTCGCGGACATGCCGTTCGGGGCGGCGCGCCCGCACGTCTTCAACAAAGACATTCGTCGCTACCCGTTGAAGGAGGTCTCTGACTGGATGGCCCAATCCGACGAGCACCGGCGAAAGGCGATGCGAACGATGTCTTATTTCGACACCGTCAACCTTGCGACCGTTTGCGACGTGCCGACCCTCGTCGCGCGCGGGTTGCGCGATCCTGCGGTAAAGTCGTACGAGGTGATGTCGGTCTTCGAAGCGCTGCCAGGCGAGAAAAAGCTGGTCGAAGTCGACTGTGGCCACGAGTGGCACGCGTCAATGGTCGAGCGCAACCGGGAGTGGATGCGGAAGCAGTTCTCAGTGGGCGGTTAG
- a CDS encoding NIL domain-containing protein, whose protein sequence is MAIVDVNLTARGTQVAEPWVWRLCKEFDLKVSIIKANIDAEYGWALVRLDGPVEEIQRATAWLMTTGLHVDAEQRSVGS, encoded by the coding sequence ATGGCAATCGTAGACGTAAATCTCACAGCGCGTGGAACGCAGGTCGCAGAGCCGTGGGTGTGGCGGCTTTGCAAGGAGTTCGATCTGAAGGTTTCGATCATCAAGGCGAACATCGACGCTGAGTACGGTTGGGCCCTTGTCAGGCTTGATGGCCCGGTCGAAGAGATCCAACGGGCGACTGCCTGGCTGATGACCACCGGTTTGCACGTCGATGCTGAGCAGCGCTCCGTCGGCTCATGA
- a CDS encoding 2-isopropylmalate synthase, whose translation MAQRVDVFDTTLRDGEQSPGVRLDMEQKLEIGRMLQDLGVNIIEAGFPISSPGDFESVNMLSKELRDVTVCGLTRAVPKDIESAAEALKPAARPRIHTGLGVSNSHLDHKLKMSKEKALEIGVAAVKLARGFTDDVEYFMEDSGRGYLDHPDYLYEVAEAIIDAGATVVNMPDTTGYMFPTEYRDFFKNMIENVPNSDKAVFSCHCHNDLGMATANTLAGVVGGARQVEVTINGIGERAGNTALEEVVMALQIRDDFFDLETTVDSTKLLAASQMVAKHTGMIVQRNKAVVGANAYAHSSGIHQDGVLKERSTYEIIDPQLVGAAKSEIILTARSGRHGLRHRLGELGFNFPEARFEEIYEKFLEVADTKSEIGDGDLRELVETA comes from the coding sequence TTGGCACAGCGCGTTGACGTTTTCGATACGACCCTGAGAGACGGCGAGCAGAGCCCCGGCGTGCGGCTCGACATGGAGCAGAAGCTCGAGATCGGGCGCATGCTGCAGGATCTCGGCGTCAACATCATCGAGGCCGGGTTTCCGATCAGCTCTCCCGGCGACTTCGAGAGCGTGAACATGCTTTCGAAGGAGCTGCGCGACGTGACGGTGTGCGGCCTCACGCGCGCCGTGCCGAAGGACATCGAGTCCGCCGCGGAGGCGTTGAAGCCAGCCGCCAGACCGCGCATCCACACCGGTCTAGGGGTCAGCAACTCGCACCTCGACCACAAGCTGAAGATGTCGAAGGAGAAGGCGCTGGAGATAGGCGTTGCGGCGGTCAAGCTGGCGCGGGGTTTCACCGACGACGTCGAATACTTCATGGAGGACTCCGGTCGCGGCTACCTCGACCACCCCGACTATCTGTATGAGGTCGCCGAGGCTATCATCGACGCGGGCGCGACGGTCGTCAACATGCCGGACACGACCGGCTATATGTTCCCCACCGAGTACCGCGACTTCTTCAAGAACATGATCGAGAACGTGCCGAACAGCGACAAGGCCGTGTTCTCGTGCCACTGCCACAACGACCTCGGAATGGCGACGGCGAACACGCTGGCCGGTGTCGTGGGCGGCGCACGGCAGGTCGAGGTCACGATCAACGGGATCGGCGAGCGCGCTGGCAACACTGCGCTCGAAGAGGTCGTGATGGCACTGCAGATTCGCGATGACTTTTTTGACCTTGAAACGACGGTTGACTCGACGAAGCTGCTGGCGGCCTCGCAGATGGTTGCGAAGCACACGGGGATGATCGTTCAGCGGAACAAGGCCGTCGTGGGCGCGAACGCTTACGCGCACAGCTCGGGGATACACCAGGACGGGGTCTTGAAGGAACGTTCGACTTATGAGATCATCGATCCGCAGCTAGTCGGTGCGGCGAAGAGCGAGATTATCCTGACCGCGCGCTCCGGCCGCCATGGCTTGCGGCATCGGCTGGGCGAGTTGGGTTTCAACTTCCCCGAGGCCCGGTTCGAGGAGATCTACGAGAAATTCCTCGAGGTCGCAGACACGAAGAGCGAAATAGGGGATGGCGATTTGAGGGAGTTGGTCGAGACGGCGTAG